ACTATTATCGAGGAAAGTATTGCTGGTAAAACCATCACTGGAGAAACTATTGCTGAGGAAATTACCATGGGAGAAACCATCACTGGAGAAACTATTACTGGAGAAACTATCACTGGTAAAACCATTACTGGTGAAACCGTTGCTGATTTTTTACAGACATCAGAAGATATTTTTGTTTTAGAAGATAATAAAAGATTAAAAGATATAAATAATACACACACAGAGGGAGAAAAAAATATTGAGAACAGAGAATGCAAAAAAGATGGCATGGAAAACACGCCAGTAGAGATCCAGCAGATATTAAAAAAATACAAAGAGTTGAATCTGCCTGATTTTGACTATAGACCAGAGAACCATATTTTGCTCAGGGCATATGGAGAATTGGGAGCTGCAAAGCTATTTGAAGCACTGACACTGATGTCACAGTCAAAATTTGTAAAAAACAACATGAGTGTGAATGCAATCTTTAAAGTGGAAAACCTCAAAAAAGCTATCAATGGGAACTTTAAGGATAAAATATATAAGGGAAAAAAGAGCATTTCTGATACTAAAAAAGAATTTAAAGAAATTGAGTATGAAGATTCTACAGGGGAATTTATAAAAGGGCTGCTTGCAAAAACATCTAGAGGGGGAGTAGATGAAGAAATGTGAATTTTGTGGGGAAGATTATGTGAAAAATGAGAATAAATATTTTGCTGCGCTTCCAAAGGGGATTAAAAAAGAGCTGGAATATATACCCAGATGCGATTGTCTAGAGAAAAATAGGGCAAAGGAATTGGAGAAACTGGAAAAGAAGAGAGTACAGGAGTGTATGAAAAACAAGCTGAAGAAGTGCCTGGATATTTCTGTAATGGATAAAAAGTTTATAAACAGCAGGTTTGAGAATGCAGATATGAGCAGTAGTCATATGCAGCTGGCTAAAAGATATGCAGAGAATTTTCTGAAGAAGGATAAAAAAGAGGGTCTGCTTTTTTATGGGGGAGTGGGAACAGGGAAGACATTTGCAAGCGCCTGTATAGCGAACTATCTTATGGAGCAAGGGGAAACAGTGATAGTAATCAATCTGGGACTGTATTTGAACAAACTCACCATAGAATGGGGAGAGGGAGAAAAAATTATTCTGGAACAGACAGAAAAATGTGATTTGATGATTATAGACGATTTTGGATCTGAAAAAGAACTGGATAAGAATCAGACAGGGTGGAGAGCAGAAAAAATATATAATCTCATAGATGGGAGATACAGGAGTGAGAAGCCTTTGATAGTATCAACGAATCTGAACTTCAGTGAAGATAGAAACAGATGTGAGATAACTGAAAAGTTTTCAACACAGGGGCAGAACAGGATAAGGGACAGAATAATTGATATGTGCTTTCCTGTACGAATAGCAGGAAATAGCAGAAGGGGAATGACACAGGAGAGATTCAGCGAATTTATGGAATAAAAAATTTGGGAGGCAGGGAATGAAAAAGAATTTGGAGGAAAGTGGAGCAGAGATAAAGAGAGGGAGTACAGGTGAATAGCGAAGAGTATATTTACAGAAAACTTGATACTCTATCCTCTCTGGATAAGGTTTTATCTGAAGAAATGGTTAAACATCTAGGGGAGTGGGCAACGATAGACGATGTGGCAAAATATTTTAAAAAACATAGGAATACTATATGCTACAAGCTGGAAGCAGGAGATATACTGCATAGAAGAATAGGAACGAGTATTTTGATTTATACAAGAAGCTTGATTTTTCTATTGGAATAAGATGCTAATACACATACATACACAAACAGCCACATTGGTGCACTGGATTGTTATGCGCATTGAGAGTATCATATACGTATGGCAAAAATAAAACAGGAGGCAGTAAAATGGCAGGAGAAAATCAAGTAATATTAGCAGTGGTTCAAAAAGAAATGGAGAAGGTGGAAAATGCAATCAAGAGGGAAAAGGCTATATTAAAAAATATAGACGATATAACAGCAACTCTTGAGCATATAGCAGAGCTAGTAGAATCAGGAAAGGAGTTCCCAGAAAACTCAGCATATGAGTCATACAAAGACTGGCAGGAAAGCGCAGAGAAGGAAATTAAATCTTATACAACTTCTTTGGAAACAATAGACAAGTACAGAAGTCTACTGGCAGCATACCAGTTTTATGTAAAAAATAATACACCAGAAGCTTAAAGAAAAGAGGCTGTGGCAGAAGCTGCAGTCTTTTTTTTACCCAAAAATAAAAAACGGAGGAAAATTTATGAAAACAATAATAATAAAATTTTTAAAATATTTTATCAGCAGATGGTTTGGAACAAAGGCAATGGAAAAAGTAGTGATAACAGCTTTGGGAGAATTGGTAAAAAGAACAGAAAGCAAAATAGATGACAAGATATACGAGGCAGTATTTGAAAAACTGGAGGAGGAGAAAAATGATAAATAATGCAGAACTGTTTTTTAAAATAATAACTACAACAGGAACTTTTTTTCTGGCATACCACAGGTACACATTATCATTGTTTGAGAAAAAAATAGATAAAGGGGAGTGCGAAAAAGAAAGAATCTTTGCAGAAAAATTCAGAATAGAAAATATAAAAACACTGACTGAGGGAATAAGCAGAATTGAAGAAAGAATGACAAGGATAGAGGAGTATCTGATGAAGCATTAAGAGGGAGAAAAAATAGAATACTAAAAAGTGGAAAAAGCGAGCTTTTTGCTAAAAAGTTCTTGTTTATACATAAAGGCGAACACATTCCCTATATTTTCCCTATCATTGTACTCTTTAAATTTGTAAAAGTCAACATAAAAGTTTTGGGAGGGGAATGGGGTCCAAAAAATGAGGTATTAAAAATTGGGAGGTTAGAGCGTCTAAAAGTTCGCTTTTATGTATAAAAAGGAACTTTTCTCAGTTATCGGCTTAATTTCTACATTTAAATTTTTAATTTTAATTAGGATTTTGGAGCAAAAAATTGAAAAAAATTTTAAGAAAAATTTAAATAAAAAATATATAAAAACAAACTTGGGGAGGAAAAATATGATTGAAAAGATTATGAAGGCAGTAAAAAGCAGCAACAAAAGAAGAGGAAGAAATATAACAATAGGGGCAGTAATTGGATTCCTTTTGTCGTGTACAGCAGTAATGGGTGAAGATAAAGTACAGTTAGATATAGCTGTAAATGATGAAAAAATAAAGTTTAATGGTGAAGAATATAATAGTGAAACTCACAAATTTTTAGACAATACTTTTGATGGAGAAACTTATACTAACAATGAGGTGATTTTTAAAGAAACTTCAGATATGAATGATACTTCTACTGGGATAAAATTGGCATTATCAGATAAAACTATAAATATAATAAATAATGGAATAATAGCAGCTAGAGGTGGAGGAAATGATGGTTATGGAATAGTTATTAGTTCAGGGACAATAGGAATTTTGACTAACAACGGACTAGTATTAGGTTATGGTGCTAATATGTCTTATGGTATATATAATGATTATTCAGGAAATATAACCACATTAATTAATAATGGACTAATAACTGCTAGCGAAGCTAGTAGTCCATGTGGAATACAAAATAATGGAACAATAACTACACTAATTAACAACAAGTTTATAATTAGTAGCGAGTATGGAATAGAAAATGATGGAACAATAGGAACCTTAGTAACATCAGGAGCTAGTAATGGGATAAGTAGTAGTAACTCAAAAATAGGAAGCCTATTGAATAATGGAGTAATAGTAAGTGATGGGACTGAAACAGGAATATATAATGGAGGGGCGTCAGCAGAAATGGACAACCTAAATAATCTAGGAGTTGTTTATGGAGAGAAAAATGCTATATCTAATACTGTTAATGGAGTTGTTTATGGAACTATAACAAGTGCAAAGAACTATGGAATACTTGTAAATGGAAGTGATACTAATGAGGTACTTGATGGATTAGATATTGTTGATTCATCTACTGCAGATGCAAATAAATTAGTAAACTATGGACTTATAATAAAAAATAATGGTGAGGGTAAAATAGAGGCAGGAGCTGGAGGAGATCAAGATATATCAATACCATTCTATGATATTGAAGAAAATATCATGGGAGAAAGAAAGGTAAAAGTAGAAAATGTAACAGGAAAAAATGGTGATAAAAGTAATTCATTTGAAGGAGATAAAGAAAACCATATATTAAATGCTTTAACAAATACATATAAGGTTGGTGACAAAAATGATGAAGCTGAAGTGAAAGGTTCAATAGTCAATGCTTATGGAACAGCAGTTGTATTTGAAGAAGCAAATAAACAATTAACTTTGTCAGGAACAATAGTAAATGGTGGAATAGATGGGAATGCAACCATATTAGGAAGTGGTGGAGAGGATACACTAATACTTCAGTCAGGAGAAATTAAATATACAGATAAAGGAGTGGAAAAATCTATAACTCAAAATACTATAGTTAATGGAAATATAGATATGGGAGCTGGAGTTGATACCCTTACAATAGGAGATGGAACAATAATTAATGGAATTCTTGATGGTGGAGATAGCAATTCTAAAGATACTCTTAATTTTGGAATAAGTTCAGGTGCTAAGTCAAATTCAGCAGACAGTCAAGGAATAAATATTATGCACAATATATCTAATTTCGAAAATATAAATATAAATACAAATGTTACTCTATTTAATCAAACTGTTAAAGCTGGTGGAACAGTAGAAGAATTAAAAGTAACAGGTGTAGAGAGCATAAAAATAGAAAAAGATGGAAATCTTATCCTAAGAATAAATGGAACAAGTGGAAACTCACATGCTTTATCAAGTAATACAGGAGGAGTAATAGAATCAAATGGAGGAAAACTTCTTTTAGCTCTAAATGGAGTATCAGATGGAACTACAATAGATATGGGAATGAAGCTTGGAGATGGATTGTATGGTGTAGAAAATAATGATATTAAATACAGAGATTTATTTACTTTAGAAACAACTTCTCTATTACACTCAGTTAGTAAAAATGAGCAGGATAATACAAAAGTAACTGTTACAACTAAATCTACACTGCCATTATCACCAGATACCCCTGAAGATGTAAATTATGAAAAATTAAATAAAATATATCAGAGTATGAGAGTTGTAGATGGAGTGAAGGAATTTGATGTAGATAGTGATGAGAAACTTTCAACATTCTTAGGATATTTAAATGACATCTATGCAGGGAATCCATATTCATATTCAAATGAGCTTTCAAGAAAATCAGTGGGAATGTTTAGAGATATAGCCACAGAAAATCAATTCAAACCAGAGCTGAATAAATGGTTGATAATGGGTGGATTAACTCATGCAGATGGTGGAACAAAAGATACATACTATGGAAAAGGATATTATACATATGATATAGGAAGTTCAGATATAGACGCAGATACTAAGATAACAGGAGCATATATGCTTGGAGAGTATGGAGTATCAGACACATTGACTTATGGAGTAGTAATTGGAGGAAACAAGCTTAAATCTAACTTGTCTAATGGGTCAAAAGTAGATGGAGATGCGCTATATATGGGAGCGTATGCTAAGAAGTATGTAGGAAATCTAAAAGTAACAGGAGGATTAGGGCTACAGTATGGAGATTATGATGCAGATAGATTTGCAGCAGGAAAAGGAATAACAGAAACAAGAAGTTATTCAGATAACTATAATGATATGACATATGATATTTATCTAAATGGAAGATATTCTAATCCAATGGGAGATAACTTCTTCTTAGAACCATATGGAACATTGTCATATACATATATCAAGCAGGATAGCGCAGATGAAGGAAGCAAGGTATTAGCAATAGAAACAGATTCAAAATCATTTGACTACACAGCAGCTAAAGTGGGAGTAGACATTAAGAAAGTAATACCACATGAAAAGGGAAAAAGTACACTGTCAGCAGGAGTGAGCTATACAAGACTTCTTACTGGGGCAGATGAAGAAAATATCACAGGAAGATTTAAAGGAGAAAATGCAACTGACTTTGATATTTTGGTGGCTCATAAAAATGAACAAAGCATAGGACTAAATGCTAAGTACGCACTTGAACTTGAAAATGGAATTCTGTTTGATGTAAAGGGAAGCTACTCATTAGAGAGAGATTCACACAAAGGAACAGGTAAAAACAGAAACAAAGGTGAATGGATAGTAGGTGCAGGACTGGGGTATAAGTTCTAGAATAAATAATACTTTAATCAAAATACACAGGGTACTCTAAATAATTTTTTTAAAGAGAGCTTGAGTAGAGAAAACATTGATTAAACCTGAATAAACAAAAAAGTGTTCCCTTTTATCTATAAAGGCGAACACTTTTCTGATGTTTTCCCTACCATTATAATCTTTAAATTTGGAAAAGTCAATATAAAAGATTTGGGAGGAAAACGGGGTCCAAAAAATGAGGTATTAAAAATTGGGAGGTTAGAGCGTCTAAAAGTTCGCTTTTATAGATAAAGAGGAACTTTTTTCAGTTACCGTCTTAATTTCTACAAATAAATTCTCAATTTTAATTTGGATTTTGGAGTAGAAAATTGAAAAAATTTCAAATAAAAATATATAAAAACAAACTTTGGGAGGAAAATTTGTGATTGAAAAAGTTATGGAAGTAGTAAAAAGCAGCAACAAAAAGAGAAGTAGAAATATAACAATAGGCGCAGGACTGGGGGATAAGTTCTAGCAATAAAAATGGGGGAAGTAATGAAAGAAGGGGAATTTATAAGGTTCTATAGAGATAGAAATTGTTTGAGGAGCATTAAGGAAGCAAAAAAAAAGATAGACTTGTTTTGGACTGTTGTGTTGAAGGCTTTAGATGAAGATGGAAAAGTATTATTAAAAGACTGGGGAGTATTTGAGAAAAAAGAGGTAGCTCCTAGAAAAATAATGACACCGAGAATGGAAAAAGAAAGAGTGATAAAAGCAGGGGAAAAGATAATATTCAGAACAGGAACAGGCTTAAAAACTCTTGTCAATGGAGCTGATGCTGATGAATAAGAGAGAGCTGGCAAAGATATACAGCAAAATAAGTCAGGGAAAGGTATCACAAAAAGCAGCCCTAGAGGAAATAAATATATTTACACAAACCTTGCAGGAAGCCTTGATGAAATATGATTCAGTAACATTTGTCAACATAGGAGTATTTGAAATACTGGAAAGAAAGCCGAGATTAGTTAGCAATCCATCGACTAGGGAGATAATGAAAATATATCCTAAGAAGGTAGTAAGATTTAGAGCATCAAAAAATATAATGAAACCTTAAATCTTATCTGTAGAATAGAAAATTAAAGAAAAAAACTTAAATAAAAAATATATAAAAACAAACTTGGAGGAAAACTTGTGATTGAAAAAGTTATGAAGGCAGTAAAAAGGGGAAATAAAAAGAGAAGTAGAAATATAACAATAGGTGCAGTGATTGGATTTTTGTTGTCATGTACAGCAGTAATGGGAGCAGATATTGGATTAGAAATAACTCAAAAAGCAGATGAAGAAATAAAATTTGACGGTATTGAATATGACAGAGATAGACATAAATTTTCAGATAATACTTTTAAAGACAATACTTATACAAACAATATGACAATTTCTGCAGAAAATGCTTCAGGGAATGCTTATGGAATAAAACTTAAATTATCAGGTGAAAGTAGTATAAGTATAATAAATAATGGAACAATATCAGGTAATTCTACAAAAAGTACTGGAAATGGGATATCCAATGAATCTGGAATAATAGAAACATTGACTAATAACGGTTTAATATCTGGTTCAAGTCCTACTAATGGATATGGGATATCCAGTAATGGAATAGGAATATTGACTAATAACGGTTTAATATCTGGTTCAAGTTCTGCTAATGGATATGGGATATACAGTAATAAGGGAACAATAGAAACATTGACTAATAATGGGATAATATCTGGTAGTTCAGGTAGTAATGGAAATGGGATAAAGATTAATAATGGAAAAATAGAAACATTGACTAATAATGGAATAATATCTGGTTCAGGTAGTAATGGATATGGGATAGCCACTGCTTTTGGAGCAATAGAAACATTGGCTAATACAGGAGTTATTTATGGAAAAGCTAATGCTATAGTGAGAGGCAATGGAGATATAGGTACAGCAAACAACTATGGAATACTTGTAAATGGAAATGATGGAGGAAAAGTAGTTAATAACTTAACAATTGTTAATGCTATTCCTGATGAAGATAATACTAATTTAAGTAAAAATGAAATATTAAACAGAGGACTGATATTTAAAGCATTAGATACAGGGTATAAAGTAGAAACAGAAGCCTATAAACAATTTGGAGCAATCTATAAGGATAAGGATATTGTAATTGGTTATGAGAAAGATGATGAAAATCCTGATTCAAGTAATCCAATAACAAAAAAATATACAATAATCAATGCTAAAGCTATTGAAAGTGAAAGCGATATGACTGGAATAAATGCTGCAACTGAAGAAGTTAATATAACTGGAACTGAAAGTTTAAAATTAGAAAATGGAATTTTAACATATGGAGATTCTCAAAAAGAAAAAATTTCTTCAGATAAAGGGTATATTTTAAATGGTATAACAGATACTTTGAAAGTTACAAAAAAACATAATGAACTTAATGATTCAATAATTAATGCATATAAGACAGCAATAGTTATGGAAGGTGATAGTACTTATTTGGAACTTAATAATACAATAGTTAATGGAGGGTTAGGTGATAATTCTCCTGTAATATTAACAAGAGGAGATAAAAACTTTTTAACTATAAAAGGAGATACGATAGTTAATGGAGAAATAAAATCAGAGGGAAGATTAAATACTTTAAATCTCTATGGAAAAGAAAATAAGACAAGAAGCAGTAATACTGAAAGTATGAATATTATTAATAATATAACAGGATTTGGAAGAATACAGATAGAAAATGATGTCACTTTTTTTGAAACAGCTAAAGTAACAGAAGTAGAAAGAATAAATATAAATAATGGAGGAACTCTCAATCTTAGATTAAAGAAAGATGAAGGAGCTTCAAAAGCAACTCATGCTCTTTCATCAGGAAATACAGGTCTTCTTATAGCTGGACTGGAAAAGGGAGGTTCTTCAACAGAAGGGACACTTAATTTCATAACTAATGGAATGGGAACTGGTACTATCATAGATATGGGTGGAGCAAAATTAGAAAATGTAAATCTAAAAACAAATAGTATTGTGTATAAGTTTGAAATAGTAGAAACGGAAAATGAAAATATTAGCGCAAATATAGGAGATATAAAACTTGACTTAAAAGGAAGTTTAGAAGAAATAGTTAATAGTGGAAGCATAACTTTTGATAATTATCCAAAATATAGTCTTATTCCAGATGAAACAGAGTATAAGGCATTAGATAAAATATATCAAAGTTCAAAAACAGATGATAATATGAATGCCTTAGTAGAGATACTGGATTCATCTTCAGATGAAGAACAATGGAAAAGACTTCTTTCATTTTTAGGAGGAATATATACAGAAACTCCATACTCATTTTCAAGCGAACTTTCAAGAAAATCAGCTGGAATGTTTAGAGATATAATCACAGAGAACCAGTTCAAACCAAATTTAAATCAATGGTTGATAATGGGTGGACTAACTCATAGAGATGGAGGAACTAAAGACAGCTACTATGGACAGAATTATCATGGAATAGATGCAGGTACAGCAGATGTAGATGTGGATATGAAGCTTACTGGAGCTTACGCCCTTGGTAAATATGGATATTCAGAAAATGTATCATTAGGAGTAACAGCAGGAGGAAACAAAAGTGAAGCTAAACTTCCAATGTCAAAAGTAAAAGGAAACAGTGGATATATAGGTGCTTTTGCAGAAAACTACAGAGGAAACCTTACACTAAAAGCAGGAGCAGGAATTCAATATTCAGAATATGATGCAGACAGAGCAACACTGGGAGGACACAGCTACAGTGAGAAATATTCAGATATGGCATATGATATTTACCTAAATGGAAGATATTCTCATAACATAGGAGAAAACCTGTTCTTAGAACCATATGGAACACTGTCATATACATATGTAGACCAAGAAAGCGCAGATGAAGGAAGCAAAGTATTAGCAATAGAAACAGATTCAAAATCATTTGATTATACAGCAGCTAAAGTGGGAGTAGACCTTAAGAAAGTAATACCACATGAAAAGGGAAAAAGCACACTTTCAGCAGGGGTAAGCTATACAAGGCTACTTACTGGTGCAGATGAAGAGAATATCACAGGAAGATTCAAAGGTGGAAGCGACTTTGATATTTTAGTAGCTCATAAAAATGAACACAGCATAGGACTAAATGCTAAATATGCTCTTGAACTTGAAAATGGAATCCTATTTGATGTAAAAGGAAGCTATTCAGTAGAGAGAGATTCACATAATGGAAATGGAAAAAACAGAAATAAAGGTGAATGGATAGTAGGAGCAGGAATAGGGTACAAGTTCTAATGATGACAACAAGAAATTTTCAGAATGAAAGATATTTTTCTGTTTTTAAATTCTTTACTATTTATTTACCAGGTAACAGGGAATTTTTAAAAAGAAAGTATTAAAAGAAATAAGTACAGTATGGTAAAAAACAATAAAATTCAAAATATCAAAAATAAGTAATCAAAAAGACCAAAGGGATTAAATTTCCTTTGGTCTTTTTTTATTTTTCTACTACAGATATTTCATCACCGATTTTTACAATACCACCCTTTAAAACAATGGTAAAAATACCTTCTCTAGGCATAATACAGTCACCTACAGTATGGAATATGGCACAATGTGAATGACATTCTTTTCCTATTTGAGTTACTTCAAGAAGAATATTTTCATTAATTTTTAATTTTGTACCAATAGGAAGCTTTGCTAAATCAATTCCTTCAACTATGAGATTTTCTCCAAAATCTCCCTGATCAACATTTCCACCTTTTTTTATAAAATCAGATATTTTTTCATTTGAAAGCAGACTGACTTGTCTATGCCAGTTGCCAGCATGAGCATCATTTTTAAGACCATAATTTTCTATTAGTACACCCTCTTTTATATTTATCTTTTGAGTTCCTTTTTTTTCACTTATACAAACTGCTAAAATTTTTCCCATTTAAAAAATTATCCTCCTATTTGATTCATTTTTCTTTTATCTATACTATTTTCTTCAATATTTTTATTCATGCTGTGATGTTCAGGCTTATTGTATATGGCATTAAAAATAATTTTTTCTAATTCTTCATCAGTTGCTTTATTTCTAATAATATTTTTTAAATCAATACCTTTATTCCAGTGGAGGCACAGTTTTAAAAATCCATCAGGAGTCAGTCTTATACGATTACATTTATCACAAAAATTATGAGATAGTGGAGTGATAAATCCTATTTTTCCTTTTGAAA
Above is a window of Fusobacterium varium DNA encoding:
- the hup_4 gene encoding HB, whose product is MNKRELAKIYSKISQGKVSQKAALEEINIFTQTLQEALMKYDSVTFVNIGVFEILERKPRLVSNPSTREIMKIYPKKVVRFRASKNIMKP
- the dnaI_2 gene encoding Primosomal protein DnaI; its protein translation is MKKCEFCGEDYVKNENKYFAALPKGIKKELEYIPRCDCLEKNRAKELEKLEKKRVQECMKNKLKKCLDISVMDKKFINSRFENADMSSSHMQLAKRYAENFLKKDKKEGLLFYGGVGTGKTFASACIANYLMEQGETVIVINLGLYLNKLTIEWGEGEKIILEQTEKCDLMIIDDFGSEKELDKNQTGWRAEKIYNLIDGRYRSEKPLIVSTNLNFSEDRNRCEITEKFSTQGQNRIRDRIIDMCFPVRIAGNSRRGMTQERFSEFME
- a CDS encoding Bacterial DNA-binding protein yields the protein MKEGEFIRFYRDRNCLRSIKEAKKKIDLFWTVVLKALDEDGKVLLKDWGVFEKKEVAPRKIMTPRMEKERVIKAGEKIIFRTGTGLKTLVNGADADE
- a CDS encoding molybdenum cofactor biosynthesis protein MoaC /MOSC-domain-containing protein produces the protein MGKILAVCISEKKGTQKINIKEGVLIENYGLKNDAHAGNWHRQVSLLSNEKISDFIKKGGNVDQGDFGENLIVEGIDLAKLPIGTKLKINENILLEVTQIGKECHSHCAIFHTVGDCIMPREGIFTIVLKGGIVKIGDEISVVEK